The Corynebacterium camporealensis genome contains a region encoding:
- a CDS encoding TlyA family RNA methyltransferase — MPPQRRRLDAELVRRKIARSREQAVEMIKAGRVTVGGFPARKPATVVEPEVSIRVEESEEDKWASRGAHKLLGALEAFDVSLEGKKVLDGGASTGGFTDVCLQHGAREVLSVDVGYGQLLWRLQNDERVTVMDRTNIRHLTPEMCNGLCDAMVGDLSFISLKLVLPAIAECMAEGAFLLPMVKPQFEVGKERLGHGGVVKSPELRKEVTRDVADFAQTLGLSVRGVAASPLPGPSGNVEYFLWLVKDQLVTPPEQLEEMITSAIAKGPQ, encoded by the coding sequence ATGCCCCCACAACGACGTCGTCTCGACGCGGAGTTGGTGCGTCGCAAGATTGCACGCTCCCGCGAGCAAGCCGTAGAGATGATTAAGGCTGGACGCGTGACCGTGGGAGGCTTCCCTGCGCGCAAGCCGGCCACTGTGGTGGAGCCAGAAGTTTCCATTCGGGTGGAAGAATCCGAGGAGGATAAGTGGGCATCGCGAGGTGCGCACAAACTACTCGGGGCGCTCGAGGCTTTCGATGTGTCCTTAGAGGGCAAGAAGGTCCTGGACGGCGGTGCGTCGACCGGCGGATTCACCGACGTTTGTCTGCAGCACGGCGCACGTGAAGTGCTGAGCGTGGATGTCGGCTATGGCCAGTTGCTGTGGCGCCTGCAAAACGACGAGCGCGTCACGGTCATGGATCGCACCAACATCCGTCACCTGACTCCGGAGATGTGCAACGGGCTTTGCGATGCCATGGTCGGCGACCTCTCCTTTATCTCACTGAAGCTTGTCCTGCCTGCGATTGCGGAGTGTATGGCCGAAGGCGCGTTCTTGCTGCCAATGGTCAAGCCGCAGTTTGAGGTCGGTAAGGAAAGGCTGGGACACGGCGGCGTCGTGAAGTCCCCGGAGCTGCGCAAGGAAGTCACGCGTGATGTGGCAGATTTTGCCCAGACGTTGGGCTTGAGCGTGCGTGGGGTGGCGGCCTCGCCGCTGCCGGGTCCAAGCGGGAATGTAGAGTACTTCTTATGGCTGGTAAAAGACCAGCTGGTAACTCCTCCAGAGCAGTTGGAGGAGATGATTACCTCCGCTATCGCTAAGGGGCCACAATGA
- a CDS encoding NAD kinase has protein sequence MTRRILLVPHTGRANNVAAAVRAAELLQQSGITVRVCAAKEVVPGFEHVQHSLEAAKGCELVLVLGGDGTFLRAADMARAVDIPVLGINLGHVGFLAEWEAESLDRALVRVIDKTYEVENRLTIDVTVWDSRGRLLDSGWALNEASVENLNRSGVLDAILEVDGRPVSSFGCDGVLISTPTGSTAYAFSAGGPVLWPSLDAILVVLNNAHALFTKPLVVSPDSTVAVESASATTPAVVIMDGFREISMPAGARVEVVRGRYPVRWVRLDDQPFTDRLVSKLRLPVEGWRGPKR, from the coding sequence ATGACGCGACGAATTCTCCTGGTGCCGCACACCGGGCGTGCCAACAACGTCGCGGCGGCCGTGCGCGCAGCAGAACTGCTGCAGCAATCTGGCATCACGGTACGAGTCTGTGCGGCGAAAGAAGTCGTTCCTGGCTTCGAGCACGTCCAGCATTCGCTGGAAGCAGCGAAAGGCTGCGAGCTGGTGTTGGTGCTTGGCGGCGATGGCACGTTCTTGCGCGCAGCCGATATGGCCCGTGCCGTCGATATCCCGGTCCTGGGTATTAACTTGGGCCACGTAGGCTTCCTGGCGGAGTGGGAAGCAGAATCGCTGGATCGCGCACTGGTGCGGGTCATTGATAAGACTTACGAGGTCGAAAATCGTCTCACCATCGATGTGACCGTGTGGGACTCCCGCGGTCGCCTGCTGGATTCCGGATGGGCGCTGAATGAAGCGTCCGTGGAGAACCTAAACCGCTCTGGCGTGCTCGATGCCATCCTGGAAGTCGATGGACGACCAGTGTCGTCTTTCGGCTGTGATGGCGTGCTGATTTCCACGCCGACCGGGTCGACTGCCTATGCGTTTTCCGCGGGTGGTCCGGTGCTGTGGCCGTCGTTGGATGCGATCCTGGTTGTGCTCAACAACGCCCACGCGTTGTTTACTAAGCCGCTGGTGGTCTCGCCGGATTCGACGGTGGCGGTGGAGTCGGCATCGGCAACCACGCCTGCAGTGGTCATCATGGACGGTTTCCGCGAGATTTCCATGCCTGCTGGCGCCCGCGTAGAAGTCGTCCGGGGACGCTATCCCGTACGCTGGGTTCGTTTGGATGATCAGCCCTTTACTGATCGACTCGTTTCTAAATTGCGCCTCCCGGTTGAAGGTTGGCGTGGACCAAAGCGTTAG
- the recN gene encoding DNA repair protein RecN — MLVDITIEDLGVIRRSTAEFSTGLTVLTGETGAGKTMVVTGLRLLAGGRADASRVRDGAKKAVVEGRFASDAQAVADIVEEAGGNADENGEYIAARSLAAGGRSKAYLGGRAVPAATLSTFASELITVHGQNDQLRLLAPDQQLSAVDRSDGMIAPLLDDYQASFRTWRDLAKDYRRRTEARRELAQEVDRLQFALREISEVDPQPGEDVELQEQIKRLQDVDTLRESAATALAAIDGAEGYAEDEPASTLLGQATAALQSSEDKDLARLGAQLGEITSQLGDISGELGMFLSDLPADPNQLEHSLRRQQDLKSLTRKYAEDIDGVLAWRDDAAAKLETMDTSAEALEELKKKVKEAEKEAVGKAAALTKARRKAAEKLGASVTDELHGLAMPNSELTVALNETKYSKTGADEVEFQLNGKPLASAASGGELSRVMLALEVVLAHAGGATMVFDEVDAGVGGRAAVEIGRRLARLAVHNQVIVVTHLPQVAAYADSHLHVAKDKFTSGVSDLSEEERVEELARMLAGLDDTATGRAHAQELFDRAQTEVEGFRASSPL, encoded by the coding sequence GTGCTCGTTGATATCACCATCGAAGACTTAGGCGTCATCCGCCGCTCAACCGCTGAATTCTCCACTGGTCTCACGGTGCTGACGGGTGAAACCGGTGCTGGTAAGACCATGGTGGTTACTGGCCTGCGCTTGTTAGCTGGCGGTCGTGCGGATGCCTCCCGTGTTCGTGATGGTGCGAAGAAGGCCGTCGTCGAGGGCCGCTTTGCTAGCGATGCCCAGGCAGTCGCCGACATCGTGGAAGAAGCAGGTGGCAACGCTGATGAAAATGGCGAATACATCGCAGCGCGTTCTTTGGCCGCCGGTGGTCGTTCCAAGGCTTACTTAGGCGGTCGTGCGGTTCCGGCGGCAACCTTGAGCACCTTTGCCAGTGAGCTGATTACCGTGCACGGCCAAAATGATCAACTGCGCCTGTTGGCGCCTGACCAGCAGCTCAGTGCGGTGGATCGCTCCGATGGGATGATTGCACCGCTTCTCGATGACTACCAGGCCAGCTTCCGCACCTGGCGCGACCTGGCCAAGGACTATCGTCGTCGTACCGAGGCGCGTCGTGAGCTGGCACAGGAAGTCGACCGCCTGCAGTTCGCCCTGCGAGAGATCTCCGAGGTCGACCCGCAGCCCGGTGAGGACGTGGAGCTGCAAGAACAGATTAAGAGGCTCCAGGACGTCGATACCTTGCGTGAGTCGGCAGCCACCGCTCTGGCAGCCATTGACGGCGCGGAAGGCTATGCCGAGGACGAACCAGCCTCCACGCTGTTGGGCCAAGCCACTGCGGCGCTGCAAAGCTCGGAAGACAAAGACCTCGCCCGACTTGGTGCACAGCTGGGGGAGATTACCTCGCAGCTCGGGGACATTTCCGGTGAGTTGGGCATGTTCTTAAGCGACCTGCCTGCTGATCCAAACCAGTTGGAGCACTCGCTGCGTCGTCAACAGGACTTGAAGTCGCTAACTCGCAAGTACGCCGAAGACATCGACGGTGTGCTGGCCTGGCGCGATGATGCCGCAGCCAAGCTGGAGACCATGGATACTTCTGCCGAGGCTCTAGAAGAGCTCAAGAAGAAGGTCAAGGAAGCCGAGAAGGAAGCGGTAGGGAAGGCTGCGGCGTTGACGAAGGCGCGTCGCAAAGCAGCGGAAAAGCTGGGTGCTTCCGTCACTGATGAGCTGCACGGCCTGGCAATGCCGAACTCCGAGCTGACCGTCGCGCTCAATGAGACGAAGTACTCCAAGACCGGCGCGGATGAGGTCGAATTCCAGCTCAACGGCAAGCCTTTGGCCTCAGCGGCCTCGGGTGGTGAGTTGTCGCGTGTGATGCTGGCGCTGGAGGTCGTGCTCGCGCACGCGGGTGGTGCCACGATGGTCTTCGACGAGGTCGATGCTGGCGTCGGTGGACGTGCGGCGGTCGAGATTGGGCGTCGTCTAGCACGGCTGGCGGTGCACAACCAGGTCATCGTCGTCACGCACCTGCCGCAGGTGGCTGCCTATGCCGATAGCCACCTGCACGTGGCCAAGGACAAGTTCACCTCGGGCGTGTCTGATTTGAGTGAGGAAGAGCGCGTCGAGGAGCTGGCACGCATGCTGGCAGGCTTGGATGACACCGCGACGGGTCGGGCTCATGCGCAGGAACTTTTCGACCGCGCACAGACCGAAGTGGAAGGTTTCCGCGCGTCATCCCCACTTTAG
- the steA gene encoding putative cytokinetic ring protein SteA — translation MSLFSRTSDLPGEHGALRDCTPGGKGFKKFSAGDFAVIDAANISRQEAQALVDVQPAAVINVAEFSTGSIPNYGPHMLLDADVTLLEGVGEEFSSGFKDGKKARITDDGTVYVGETAVGAGKFLDRDRAEENFSSAQQELIDHMEAYFGNSIQFIHSEGPLLIDGLGVPDSGAEMKDRKVLLVSPTTDHRQQIKLLRNFIREYEPVVIGVEEAADSILEMGYKPDYIIGNPASVDAETLRCGAKVILPATPDGQAEGLERIQDLGIGAMTFPSALESPTDLALLLADYHGAQMIVQVGGAVVLDDIFANEPHATPPAMLARLKAGTRLVDAESVINLYTAPSSGGAGWLWAIFGILVALAAIVLIVGFGGDAGFTQNLIDTWNNIALTVQGWFS, via the coding sequence ATGAGTCTGTTTTCCCGCACTTCCGATCTTCCCGGCGAGCACGGCGCCCTGCGCGATTGCACCCCGGGTGGAAAGGGTTTTAAGAAGTTTTCCGCCGGTGACTTCGCGGTGATCGATGCCGCTAATATCTCTCGCCAGGAGGCCCAGGCCTTAGTCGACGTGCAGCCGGCCGCCGTTATCAACGTCGCAGAATTTAGCACCGGTTCCATCCCGAATTACGGCCCGCACATGCTGCTGGATGCCGACGTCACCCTGCTGGAGGGCGTAGGCGAGGAGTTTTCTTCCGGTTTCAAGGACGGCAAGAAGGCCCGCATTACTGACGACGGCACCGTCTATGTAGGTGAGACTGCCGTGGGTGCAGGCAAGTTCCTCGACCGCGATCGTGCAGAGGAGAACTTTTCTTCCGCGCAGCAGGAACTTATTGACCATATGGAGGCCTACTTCGGTAACTCCATCCAGTTCATCCACTCTGAGGGCCCGCTGCTTATCGATGGCCTCGGCGTTCCTGACTCCGGCGCCGAGATGAAGGACCGCAAGGTGCTGCTGGTCTCGCCGACGACGGATCATCGTCAGCAGATTAAGCTTTTGCGCAACTTCATCCGCGAGTACGAGCCGGTTGTTATCGGTGTGGAGGAAGCAGCAGACAGCATTCTGGAGATGGGCTACAAGCCCGATTACATCATCGGCAACCCGGCAAGTGTTGATGCAGAAACCCTGCGCTGCGGTGCCAAGGTGATTCTGCCGGCTACCCCGGATGGTCAGGCTGAAGGCTTAGAGCGCATCCAGGACCTTGGCATTGGTGCGATGACCTTCCCGTCCGCACTCGAATCGCCGACCGACCTGGCGCTGCTGCTGGCTGATTACCACGGCGCACAGATGATCGTGCAGGTCGGCGGTGCAGTGGTTCTCGACGATATCTTCGCCAACGAGCCGCACGCGACTCCGCCAGCCATGCTGGCGCGTCTGAAGGCTGGCACCCGCCTGGTGGATGCTGAGTCCGTGATCAACCTCTACACCGCGCCGAGCTCCGGTGGTGCTGGTTGGCTGTGGGCTATCTTCGGCATCCTGGTTGCACTTGCTGCCATCGTGCTCATCGTCGGTTTCGGCGGCGATGCTGGCTTTACCCAGAACCTGATTGATACCTGGAACAACATCGCTTTGACCGTACAAGGGTGGTTTTCCTAA
- a CDS encoding copper transporter, whose translation MAKGGLLVAGLGFGTAIGVALGALVLAPNMSGGAAGDDPIREEHRKLLQDNQTLQAQTDSNDSIIDDLASDVVDGSLSDRPVLVIATSDARDGDVSSVKNLLDDADAIDAGQITMTNDFLAPEKADKLLSIVANTLPAGAELDEEQRDVGTHAGQALATALLLDPDTTEPLASVDDRATLLQALRQEGYIEYESGTILPAQAVVIIGGGGYRGYYADNLAHFAEQMKEAGGSTVLAARVQQAAEDRTIDQVRKDFPEVSTVDSINRSSSQLAVIMAVEEQLAGGSGAYGSAASADAAAPALED comes from the coding sequence ATGGCTAAAGGTGGACTACTGGTTGCAGGCTTAGGTTTCGGCACCGCGATTGGCGTGGCACTGGGTGCCCTGGTGCTCGCCCCGAATATGAGCGGCGGCGCGGCTGGCGATGACCCGATTCGCGAGGAGCATCGCAAGCTGCTGCAGGACAACCAGACTCTGCAGGCACAGACAGACTCGAATGACTCCATCATCGATGACCTGGCAAGCGATGTTGTCGATGGCAGCCTCTCCGATCGCCCGGTGCTGGTGATTGCTACCTCTGATGCCCGCGACGGTGACGTCAGCTCCGTGAAGAACTTGCTCGACGATGCTGATGCTATCGATGCTGGCCAGATCACTATGACCAACGATTTCTTGGCCCCGGAGAAGGCAGACAAGCTGCTGTCTATCGTGGCCAACACGCTGCCCGCTGGTGCGGAACTGGATGAGGAACAGCGCGACGTCGGCACCCATGCTGGCCAGGCACTGGCTACGGCGCTACTGCTGGATCCGGACACCACGGAACCGCTCGCCAGTGTTGACGACCGCGCTACCTTGCTGCAGGCACTGCGCCAGGAAGGCTACATCGAGTACGAGTCCGGCACTATCTTGCCCGCCCAGGCTGTCGTCATCATTGGCGGCGGTGGCTACCGCGGCTACTACGCGGACAACCTGGCGCACTTTGCTGAGCAGATGAAGGAAGCTGGCGGCTCGACCGTGTTGGCTGCTCGTGTGCAGCAGGCTGCCGAGGACCGCACGATCGATCAGGTGCGCAAGGATTTCCCGGAGGTCAGCACCGTCGATTCCATTAACCGCAGCTCTTCGCAGTTGGCGGTTATCATGGCAGTCGAAGAGCAGCTTGCCGGTGGTTCTGGAGCTTATGGTTCGGCAGCATCGGCAGATGCAGCAGCACCAGCTTTGGAGGATTAA
- a CDS encoding NUDIX domain-containing protein has translation MAHEFTTVSSELLIDAPIIAVRRDEVRMPGGSTAYREVVEHFGAVAIVALDENDRVAMIHQYRRSVDRRLWELPAGLLDVKDEDELTGAKRELAEEAGLAAEEWQVLADVVSSPGFCEESVRIYLAQGLSETEKLDAEGDEEADMDFAWVPLDEAVAGVFAGKVNNSIACTGILAAAQRAGQNLRSTDEPFELRPQSMAARRKGPDLKKQ, from the coding sequence ATGGCTCACGAGTTCACCACGGTTTCTAGTGAACTACTGATCGACGCCCCAATTATCGCAGTGCGCCGCGACGAGGTGCGCATGCCCGGTGGCAGCACGGCTTATCGCGAGGTCGTCGAGCACTTCGGCGCTGTCGCTATCGTCGCACTCGACGAGAACGATCGTGTGGCGATGATTCACCAATACCGCCGCAGCGTCGATCGCCGCCTGTGGGAGCTGCCCGCAGGTCTACTCGACGTCAAGGATGAAGATGAGCTCACCGGTGCGAAGCGTGAGCTGGCCGAAGAGGCTGGCTTGGCAGCCGAAGAGTGGCAGGTGCTTGCCGACGTCGTCTCTTCACCCGGCTTTTGCGAAGAGTCCGTCCGCATCTATCTTGCACAGGGGCTAAGCGAGACTGAGAAGCTCGATGCTGAGGGCGACGAAGAAGCCGATATGGACTTCGCATGGGTGCCACTGGATGAGGCCGTTGCCGGTGTGTTTGCTGGCAAGGTGAACAACTCGATTGCGTGCACCGGCATTCTCGCCGCCGCACAACGCGCGGGCCAGAACCTGCGCAGCACCGATGAGCCTTTCGAGCTGCGCCCGCAGTCGATGGCTGCTCGCCGTAAAGGTCCGGACCTGAAAAAGCAGTGA
- the xerD gene encoding site-specific tyrosine recombinase XerD codes for MSALDNLAASWINHLAVEKGASKNTISNYRRDLRRYVGWLEEVGIDKLSDVQRQHVEEYLKHLRETMAASSASRALIVARGLHKFAVTDGAVDVDVASEVSPPAIPQHLPETLTVEQVTQLIEAIPTGESASPLDLRDRAMLEMLYGTGARISELTGLNVDDVSGDDDILRLRGKGNKERLVPVGTKARKAVDDYLVRARPVLSKGKTHALFLNTRGGAMSRQTAWAALQAAAERAQLGVKISPHTLRHSFATHLLEGGADVRVVQELLGHSSVTTTQIYTHVSAESLRQVWRTAHPRA; via the coding sequence GTGAGCGCACTCGACAACCTCGCCGCGTCCTGGATTAATCACCTGGCAGTAGAAAAGGGCGCGTCGAAAAACACTATCTCCAACTACCGCCGGGACTTACGCCGTTATGTGGGTTGGTTGGAAGAGGTAGGCATCGATAAGCTCAGCGATGTCCAACGCCAGCACGTCGAAGAGTACTTGAAGCATCTGCGGGAGACGATGGCGGCGTCATCAGCAAGCAGGGCTCTGATCGTGGCACGCGGCTTGCACAAGTTTGCCGTGACTGACGGTGCAGTCGACGTCGATGTCGCCAGCGAAGTATCACCACCTGCCATCCCGCAGCACCTGCCAGAAACCCTGACCGTCGAGCAGGTCACCCAACTCATTGAAGCCATCCCGACAGGGGAGAGTGCCTCACCGTTGGATCTGCGCGACCGCGCCATGCTGGAGATGCTCTATGGCACTGGGGCGCGTATCTCGGAATTGACTGGACTTAACGTCGACGATGTCAGCGGTGACGACGATATCCTTCGCCTACGCGGCAAAGGCAATAAAGAACGCCTAGTTCCAGTCGGCACGAAAGCCCGCAAAGCTGTCGATGATTACCTGGTGCGCGCCCGTCCGGTGCTGTCTAAGGGCAAGACGCACGCGCTGTTTCTTAACACCCGCGGCGGCGCCATGTCCCGGCAGACCGCCTGGGCCGCGCTTCAAGCAGCCGCCGAACGCGCACAACTCGGTGTGAAGATCTCCCCGCACACCCTGCGCCACTCCTTCGCCACGCACCTGCTCGAAGGCGGCGCCGATGTCCGCGTCGTCCAAGAACTACTAGGCCACTCGTCGGTGACCACAACCCAGATTTACACTCACGTCTCCGCCGAGTCGCTGCGCCAGGTTTGGCGCACTGCGCACCCGCGCGCCTAA
- a CDS encoding ParA family protein: MKEEGLFEASEPQVGLTGRPIREIPEPPELDKHGPATIISMCNQKGGVGKTTSTINLGACLAELGRKVLLIDLDPQGALSAGLGLSHDEIEDTIYDVMLDNQTSIHSAIKSTPVANLDVVPANIDLSAAEIQMVNEVGREHTLARSLRPVRRDYDFIIIDCQPSLGLLTVNALACSQGVIIPMECEFFSLRGLALLTDTVEKVSDRINFDLEIMGILVTMFDRRTKHAREVMDRVVDFFGEKVFDTVITRTVRFPETSVAGEPITSWAPSSQAAKQYRDLAKEVIERSQV; this comes from the coding sequence GTGAAGGAAGAGGGACTGTTTGAAGCCTCGGAACCGCAGGTTGGGCTGACCGGTCGTCCCATCCGCGAGATACCTGAACCCCCGGAGCTAGATAAGCACGGGCCGGCGACCATCATCTCGATGTGTAACCAGAAAGGTGGCGTGGGTAAGACCACGTCAACTATCAACCTGGGCGCCTGCCTGGCTGAGCTAGGCCGCAAGGTGCTGCTCATCGACCTTGATCCGCAGGGCGCATTGTCTGCTGGTTTGGGCCTGTCCCATGACGAAATCGAAGACACCATCTACGACGTCATGCTAGATAATCAAACCTCTATTCACTCCGCGATTAAGTCGACTCCGGTTGCCAACCTTGACGTCGTCCCGGCCAACATTGACCTGTCCGCAGCCGAAATCCAGATGGTCAACGAAGTCGGTCGTGAGCACACCCTGGCGCGTTCGCTGCGTCCGGTACGCCGCGACTACGACTTCATCATCATTGACTGCCAGCCTTCGCTGGGCCTGCTCACGGTCAACGCATTGGCGTGCTCCCAGGGCGTCATCATCCCGATGGAGTGTGAGTTCTTCTCCCTGCGTGGTCTGGCGTTGCTGACCGATACCGTGGAGAAGGTCTCCGACCGCATTAACTTCGACCTGGAAATCATGGGCATTCTTGTCACCATGTTTGATCGCCGCACCAAGCACGCCCGTGAAGTCATGGACCGTGTAGTCGACTTCTTCGGTGAGAAGGTCTTTGACACCGTGATTACGCGGACTGTGCGTTTCCCGGAAACATCCGTGGCCGGTGAACCGATTACCAGCTGGGCGCCTAGCTCCCAGGCTGCAAAGCAGTACCGCGACCTCGCCAAAGAGGTTATCGAGCGCTCCCAGGTCTAG
- a CDS encoding segregation and condensation protein A produces MTQPEITGFRVALQNFEGPFDLLLQLIQSKKMDVTDVALHEVTDEFVAYARHLGQTADLDEVTEFLLIAATLLDLKAARLLPRGEVEDLEDLELLETRDLLFARLLQYRAYKQVADLFARWQREAQRSYPRAVGMEEQFADLLPPVSLGHTPATFAEMAAGVFRAKPPEEVATGHVHSVAVSVPEQAGKILEMLKLVGQNQQLSFQSLTKDCTVSMEIVGRFLALLELYKAKAVEAEQPESLGPLSISWTGLDVDPAVVAAANWD; encoded by the coding sequence GTGACCCAACCGGAGATTACCGGCTTCCGTGTCGCACTCCAGAACTTCGAGGGGCCGTTTGACCTGCTTTTGCAGCTCATCCAGTCCAAGAAGATGGACGTGACGGACGTTGCGCTGCACGAGGTTACCGACGAGTTCGTCGCCTATGCCCGGCACTTAGGCCAGACTGCGGACCTCGATGAGGTCACCGAGTTCCTACTCATTGCCGCGACACTGCTCGACTTGAAGGCGGCACGCCTGTTGCCACGTGGTGAAGTCGAAGACCTTGAAGATTTGGAGCTGCTGGAAACCCGCGACCTGCTCTTCGCGCGTCTGTTGCAGTATCGCGCATACAAACAGGTAGCCGATCTTTTCGCGCGATGGCAGCGTGAGGCCCAGCGCAGCTACCCGCGTGCGGTGGGTATGGAAGAGCAATTTGCGGACTTGTTGCCGCCAGTATCGCTGGGGCATACACCAGCGACCTTCGCGGAGATGGCTGCGGGAGTCTTTCGGGCGAAGCCGCCAGAGGAAGTTGCGACCGGACACGTGCACTCAGTGGCGGTGTCGGTGCCGGAACAAGCCGGCAAGATTTTAGAGATGCTCAAGCTGGTGGGGCAGAACCAGCAGCTGAGCTTTCAGTCGCTGACGAAGGACTGCACGGTCTCAATGGAGATCGTCGGGCGCTTCTTGGCCCTGCTGGAGTTGTACAAGGCGAAAGCAGTAGAGGCCGAGCAACCGGAGTCGCTCGGCCCGTTGTCCATTAGCTGGACTGGTTTAGATGTGGATCCGGCCGTCGTGGCGGCCGCCAACTGGGATTAA
- a CDS encoding GNAT family N-acetyltransferase, translated as METITRTDRLILIPLSAANVEEAHKVYSDGRIWDHRPNGRFADIRTTKGMVDEAQKSWSEHGFGPWAAYLRERPSEFIGVGGAIYVDGGNFWDIKYRLRPAHWGSGYASEISKKAVQAIRSFDKETPISARVTTNHPAAIRILEKLELEPVWEGRRINTADNPDEPDVRVYSDQILAPETLEFIQQRP; from the coding sequence ATGGAAACTATTACACGTACAGACAGACTGATTCTCATTCCTTTGTCCGCCGCCAATGTGGAAGAGGCGCACAAGGTCTACAGCGACGGCCGCATTTGGGATCACCGCCCTAATGGCCGCTTCGCGGACATCCGCACTACTAAAGGCATGGTCGACGAGGCCCAGAAGTCCTGGTCCGAGCACGGCTTTGGCCCCTGGGCGGCCTACCTTCGCGAGCGCCCCAGCGAGTTCATCGGTGTCGGCGGTGCCATTTACGTCGACGGCGGTAACTTCTGGGACATCAAGTACCGCCTGCGCCCAGCGCACTGGGGCAGCGGCTATGCATCGGAGATCTCCAAGAAGGCGGTGCAGGCTATTCGCTCTTTCGACAAGGAGACCCCGATTAGCGCCCGCGTGACCACCAACCACCCGGCTGCAATCCGCATTCTGGAAAAGCTGGAACTGGAGCCAGTATGGGAAGGCCGCCGCATCAACACTGCGGACAACCCTGACGAGCCAGACGTACGCGTCTACTCCGACCAGATCCTGGCGCCAGAAACCCTCGAGTTCATCCAGCAGCGACCTTAA
- the scpB gene encoding SMC-Scp complex subunit ScpB, with protein MDLPLISQLRSRVESILLVIDAPASVESIARSLEVEPSIISDTLREIQREYSERGSGIELRETKEGWRFYTAQANADAVEGFLLDGAQTKLSRAALETLAVVAYRQPVTRAQVAAVRGVNVDGVMRTLNLRGLVREVAGEFEGTAHRYETTELFLELLGIDSLERLPDLAPLLPDVEAIDEEY; from the coding sequence ATGGATTTGCCGCTGATTTCGCAATTGCGCTCCCGTGTCGAATCAATCCTGCTGGTGATTGATGCCCCGGCGAGTGTGGAGTCCATCGCGCGTTCGCTCGAAGTTGAGCCCAGCATCATCAGCGATACTCTGCGCGAAATCCAGCGCGAATATTCCGAGCGCGGCTCGGGTATCGAACTGCGGGAAACCAAGGAGGGCTGGCGCTTTTATACGGCTCAAGCCAATGCTGATGCCGTTGAAGGCTTTTTGCTGGATGGTGCACAGACCAAGCTCTCGCGTGCGGCCCTAGAGACCCTGGCAGTGGTGGCTTATCGCCAGCCAGTCACGCGTGCGCAGGTCGCTGCCGTGCGTGGCGTGAACGTCGATGGTGTGATGCGCACTCTGAATCTCCGTGGACTGGTCCGCGAGGTTGCCGGGGAATTTGAAGGCACCGCGCACCGCTATGAGACCACGGAGCTCTTCTTGGAATTGCTTGGCATTGACTCACTAGAGCGCTTGCCAGATTTGGCGCCGCTGCTTCCCGATGTCGAGGCAATCGACGAAGAGTATTAG